The Sulfitobacter donghicola DSW-25 = KCTC 12864 = JCM 14565 genome has a segment encoding these proteins:
- the pip gene encoding prolyl aminopeptidase translates to MDKTPDQKRAVQYLYPPIDPFDRRMLAVGQGHNIYVEQCGNPNGIPVVVLHGGPGGGCSPSMRRYFDPAKYRVILFDQRGCGRSTPFASVTDNTTWHLVEDIELIRETLGIAQWVVFGGSWGATLSLIYAQTHPAAVRNLVLRGVFLMTQSELDWFYGGGAGKFWPEVWEKFTALIPEDEQGDYIEAYHRRLFCDDRMVQTRYARAWSGWENALASVQSTGQMIDGPGEYARAFARLENHYFINNGFLEYDGQILAQMDRIAHIPGVIVQGRYDMICPPESAYSIAKAWPKSELRMVRNAGHALSEPGISAELVRAMDQIASL, encoded by the coding sequence ATGGATAAGACCCCTGATCAAAAGCGCGCAGTGCAATATCTGTATCCGCCAATCGACCCGTTCGATCGGCGCATGCTTGCTGTGGGGCAGGGCCATAACATCTATGTAGAGCAATGCGGCAACCCCAATGGCATTCCTGTCGTTGTTTTACACGGTGGTCCGGGTGGTGGGTGCAGCCCCTCCATGCGGCGATATTTCGATCCGGCAAAGTATCGCGTGATTCTTTTTGATCAGCGCGGCTGTGGCCGATCAACGCCTTTTGCTTCGGTGACGGACAATACGACGTGGCATCTGGTCGAAGATATCGAACTGATTCGCGAAACGCTGGGGATTGCGCAGTGGGTGGTCTTTGGCGGCAGCTGGGGTGCGACTCTTTCGCTGATCTATGCGCAGACGCATCCGGCAGCCGTGCGCAATCTGGTGTTGCGTGGCGTTTTCCTGATGACCCAGTCTGAGCTGGATTGGTTTTATGGTGGCGGCGCTGGCAAATTCTGGCCCGAGGTCTGGGAGAAATTTACAGCCCTCATTCCCGAGGATGAACAAGGCGATTATATAGAGGCCTATCATCGAAGATTGTTCTGCGATGACCGGATGGTTCAAACCCGATATGCACGGGCATGGTCCGGTTGGGAAAATGCGCTGGCCTCTGTTCAGTCGACGGGTCAGATGATTGATGGTCCGGGCGAGTATGCGCGCGCCTTTGCGCGGCTCGAGAACCACTATTTCATCAACAACGGCTTTCTTGAGTATGACGGCCAGATTTTGGCGCAGATGGATCGCATCGCGCATATTCCTGGCGTCATTGTGCAGGGCCGATACGATATGATCTGCCCACCAGAAAGCGCCTATTCAATCGCCAAGGCGTGGCCGAAATCTGAGCTGCGGATGGTGCGCAACGCGGGCCATGCCCTAAGCGAGCCGGGGATCAGCGCTGAGCTGGTCCGCGCCATGGATCAGATTGCATCGCTATGA